One Vibrio taketomensis DNA window includes the following coding sequences:
- a CDS encoding DUF3081 domain-containing protein: MKNELNTSKVLQAYECVMNNGTPTELGKMYQGVEAFSDYDGYTVFLRGNGVELQIGFHNTYQLNYEHTKLRDQFLAKIATMAK, encoded by the coding sequence ATGAAAAACGAATTGAACACCAGTAAGGTTTTGCAAGCTTACGAATGTGTGATGAACAATGGCACACCGACAGAGTTAGGAAAAATGTATCAGGGTGTTGAGGCATTTTCAGATTATGACGGCTACACCGTTTTTCTCCGTGGCAATGGGGTTGAGTTGCAAATTGGCTTTCACAACACTTACCAACTCAACTATGAACACACTAAGTTGCGTGACCAATTCCTAGCGAAAATCGCCACCATGGCGAAGTGA
- a CDS encoding efflux RND transporter permease subunit, with the protein MNIARYTIAKRTSVWVLIGLILLGGYISYLKLGRFEDPEFVIRQAVINTPYSGATAQEVSDEVTDVIEGAVQSLQELKEVKSVSKQGMSEVTVEIKLEFAKSAADLQQVWDKLRRKVSDAQRQLPPGAGPSIVNDDFADVYALFYAVTGEGYTQKQLQDYVDTLRRELVLVPGVAKTATLAEQNETIFVEISSERLATFGMSAQQVYQVLQKQNIVTVAGSIETRDMRIPVIPSSNIGSFEDLRNLQIGVGSDNRVLRLGDIATVTRGYQEPPGMLMRYNGQRAIGFGISNVTGGNVVEMGDAVKARLAELDGQRPLGMELHEISIQSDSVRASVANFIDNLIAAVAIVFIVLLLFMGVRSGIIIGFVLLLTVAGTLCIMFIEDIAMQRISLGALIIALGMLVDNAIVVTDGILVRLQQNPEEDKETIVSEVVDSTKWPLLGGTVVGIFAFSAIGLSPSDMGEYAGSLFWVILYSMFLSWVFAVTVTPMLCFDFLKVKASKGEVKVGRMMRMYKALLQWVLHHRMMTLSMIIGVMAVAIYGLRYVPAGFMPDSQRAQFVVDVYLPQGSDIYRTERVMGEIEKDVKAKEGVTNISTFVGGGGLRFMLTYAPEARNTSYGQLLIDIDDYKKIAPLLVELQDELSAKYPDASIKVWKFMLGRGGGKKIEAGFKGPDSAVLRQLAEQAKAIMHADPKLIAVQDDWRQQVPVLRPVYSAEKAQRLGLTTQEINQAIAQTLNGRNVGVYREGDDLIPIVVRAPENERNHQRVVENTDVFSNVIGGFVPVSQVVNSVDVVWQDAILRRIDRIPTILVQADPAPGVLTADAFNDVRSKIEAMELPPGYTLTWYGEYKASKDANVGLVISAPYGFTAMILSVLFMFNAVRQPLVIWLTAPLAVIGVTFGLIVFQTPFEFMAILGFLSLIGMMVKNAIVLVDQADVEIAQGKRPYFAIIDAATSRARPVLLGAVTTILGVAPLLIDPFFKSMAVTIMFGLLFATILTLVVIPLFYAMFFRVRVEE; encoded by the coding sequence ATGAATATTGCTCGTTATACAATTGCCAAGCGCACCAGCGTATGGGTGCTGATTGGTCTGATTTTGCTCGGTGGCTATATCAGCTACCTCAAGTTAGGTCGTTTTGAAGACCCGGAATTTGTTATTCGCCAAGCGGTGATTAACACGCCTTATTCTGGCGCGACGGCACAAGAAGTGTCGGATGAAGTGACCGACGTTATCGAAGGTGCGGTTCAATCGCTGCAAGAGCTGAAAGAAGTTAAGTCAGTATCGAAGCAGGGGATGTCTGAGGTAACGGTTGAGATCAAGCTTGAGTTCGCCAAAAGCGCAGCTGACCTACAACAGGTATGGGACAAACTTCGCCGCAAGGTTTCTGATGCGCAGCGTCAATTACCTCCGGGAGCGGGTCCTTCGATCGTTAACGATGACTTTGCCGATGTGTACGCGCTTTTCTATGCCGTGACTGGTGAAGGCTATACCCAAAAGCAACTGCAAGATTACGTCGATACATTACGTCGTGAACTTGTGCTTGTTCCGGGCGTTGCCAAAACCGCTACACTGGCAGAGCAAAATGAAACTATCTTTGTTGAGATTTCGAGTGAGCGTTTAGCAACATTTGGTATGTCGGCGCAGCAAGTGTATCAAGTGCTGCAAAAGCAAAACATCGTAACCGTAGCAGGCTCAATCGAAACGCGTGATATGCGTATTCCGGTGATCCCAAGTTCAAATATCGGCTCATTTGAAGATCTGCGTAATCTACAAATTGGTGTCGGTAGCGACAATCGTGTATTACGTTTGGGCGATATTGCGACCGTGACTCGTGGGTACCAAGAGCCTCCTGGTATGCTGATGCGCTATAACGGTCAACGTGCCATTGGTTTTGGTATCTCCAACGTGACTGGTGGTAACGTCGTTGAGATGGGTGATGCGGTCAAAGCGCGTCTAGCAGAGCTTGATGGTCAACGTCCACTTGGCATGGAGCTGCATGAGATCTCGATTCAGTCAGATTCGGTTCGTGCATCGGTTGCTAACTTTATAGATAACCTGATTGCGGCGGTTGCGATCGTATTTATCGTGCTGTTGCTGTTTATGGGCGTGCGCTCAGGCATCATCATCGGCTTTGTACTGCTACTTACCGTAGCCGGTACGCTGTGCATCATGTTTATCGAAGACATTGCGATGCAGCGTATCTCTCTAGGTGCGTTGATCATCGCTCTCGGTATGCTGGTGGATAATGCTATCGTGGTGACCGATGGTATTTTGGTGCGACTGCAACAAAATCCAGAAGAAGACAAAGAAACGATTGTTTCTGAGGTAGTGGATTCAACTAAATGGCCACTGCTTGGCGGTACTGTTGTTGGTATCTTTGCCTTTAGTGCGATTGGTCTATCTCCATCGGATATGGGCGAATATGCAGGCTCGCTATTTTGGGTAATCCTTTACTCCATGTTCTTGAGCTGGGTGTTTGCCGTGACTGTGACCCCAATGCTTTGTTTTGATTTCTTAAAAGTCAAAGCAAGCAAAGGTGAAGTCAAAGTTGGCCGTATGATGCGCATGTACAAGGCATTGCTACAGTGGGTTCTACACCACCGTATGATGACGTTATCGATGATCATCGGCGTGATGGCGGTAGCGATTTACGGCTTACGTTATGTTCCAGCGGGCTTTATGCCTGACTCTCAACGTGCGCAATTTGTCGTGGATGTTTACTTACCGCAAGGCTCAGATATCTATCGCACTGAGCGTGTGATGGGTGAAATTGAGAAAGATGTGAAAGCCAAAGAGGGCGTGACGAATATCTCGACGTTTGTCGGTGGTGGTGGTTTGCGCTTTATGTTGACCTACGCACCAGAGGCTCGCAATACCAGTTACGGTCAGTTATTGATTGATATCGATGACTACAAAAAGATCGCACCGTTATTGGTAGAGCTGCAAGATGAGCTTTCTGCTAAATATCCAGACGCGTCGATTAAAGTATGGAAATTCATGCTTGGTCGTGGCGGTGGTAAGAAAATTGAAGCTGGCTTTAAAGGCCCTGACAGCGCCGTGTTACGTCAATTAGCGGAGCAAGCGAAAGCGATTATGCATGCTGATCCTAAGCTAATTGCGGTGCAAGATGACTGGCGTCAACAAGTACCAGTACTTCGCCCAGTTTACTCAGCAGAAAAAGCGCAGCGTCTCGGTTTGACGACTCAAGAAATCAACCAAGCTATCGCACAAACATTAAATGGCCGCAATGTGGGTGTGTACCGTGAAGGTGATGATCTGATTCCAATCGTGGTGCGTGCACCAGAGAACGAACGTAATCATCAACGCGTGGTTGAAAACACCGATGTGTTTAGCAATGTGATTGGCGGATTTGTGCCAGTTAGCCAAGTGGTAAACTCGGTGGATGTGGTATGGCAAGATGCGATTTTACGTCGTATCGATCGTATACCAACGATTCTCGTTCAAGCTGACCCTGCGCCAGGCGTGTTGACTGCTGATGCGTTTAACGATGTACGCAGCAAGATTGAAGCGATGGAATTGCCACCTGGTTACACTTTAACTTGGTACGGTGAGTATAAAGCGTCAAAAGATGCCAACGTTGGTTTGGTTATATCAGCGCCATACGGCTTTACTGCCATGATTCTGTCGGTGCTGTTTATGTTTAACGCCGTCCGTCAGCCTTTGGTTATTTGGTTAACCGCACCGTTGGCAGTCATTGGTGTGACCTTTGGTCTGATTGTATTCCAAACCCCATTCGAGTTTATGGCGATCCTTGGTTTCCTAAGCTTGATTGGTATGATGGTGAAAAATGCGATTGTACTGGTGGATCAGGCGGATGTGGAGATTGCTCAAGGTAAGCGACCGTATTTCGCCATTATTGATGCGGCGACCAGTCGTGCCCGTCCAGTGCTGCTAGGCGCTGTGACCACCATCTTAGGTGTGGCACCGTTACTTATCGACCCATTCTTTAAGAGTATGGCGGTAACCATCATGTTTGGTCTGCTGTTTGCAACCATTCTGACCTTGGTGGTCATCCCACTGTTCTACGCTATGTTCTTTAGAGTGAGAGTAGAAGAGTAA
- a CDS encoding efflux RND transporter periplasmic adaptor subunit — protein sequence MKNAHKLTTKGTFSSLALAVGLALTSLTLVGCGEEEQQVVAAPVVKPALTEVVSAARGDSLSFNGVVRAAERADLSFRVGGLITELLVNEGDRVKAGQVLARLDSRDAQTALASAKLELKNTEVEYQRAKAIYEKSKAISNSQLDEITTRYNLAKNRRDEAQRQLDYTEITAPFDGIIGRRFVDNYVQIQANAPVFTLHDLDDLEVVIYIPDTVMLSSVGGNKAQAEISGIPNHLFDLTLRTYATQADPVTQTYAVVLGFDDVNGYRVLPGMTVKVLPVEDQQQVKNPTITVPIIAVVPDNQGKQYVWVVGPDNKVSKRFVDVGELSRDRVVIKGNLKIGEQIVTAGMSSLQEGMEIRPMGNGSNGAK from the coding sequence GTGAAAAACGCACACAAATTAACTACAAAAGGTACGTTTTCGTCCTTAGCTTTGGCCGTCGGTCTAGCGCTTACGAGCTTAACCCTTGTGGGTTGTGGCGAAGAGGAGCAACAAGTTGTAGCGGCACCAGTTGTAAAACCTGCGCTAACAGAAGTTGTTTCTGCTGCACGCGGTGATAGCCTGAGTTTTAATGGCGTAGTACGCGCTGCAGAACGAGCTGACTTATCGTTCCGTGTTGGTGGTCTTATCACCGAGTTATTGGTCAATGAAGGCGATCGCGTTAAAGCAGGGCAAGTTCTTGCTCGCCTTGACTCTCGTGATGCTCAAACAGCACTGGCATCAGCCAAGCTTGAGCTGAAAAACACCGAAGTTGAATATCAACGTGCCAAAGCGATTTATGAAAAGAGTAAGGCGATCTCAAACAGCCAACTTGATGAAATTACTACGCGTTACAATTTAGCGAAAAACCGCCGTGATGAAGCGCAGCGTCAGCTTGATTACACCGAAATTACCGCACCTTTTGATGGCATTATTGGTCGCCGTTTTGTTGATAACTACGTGCAAATTCAAGCGAATGCGCCGGTGTTTACCTTGCATGATTTAGATGATCTTGAAGTGGTCATTTACATACCTGATACCGTGATGCTTTCTTCTGTTGGTGGAAATAAAGCGCAAGCAGAAATCAGTGGCATTCCAAATCACCTGTTTGACCTGACACTGCGTACTTACGCGACTCAAGCCGATCCAGTGACGCAAACTTACGCCGTGGTGCTGGGTTTTGATGATGTTAATGGCTACCGCGTTCTACCGGGCATGACAGTAAAAGTATTGCCAGTTGAAGATCAACAGCAAGTGAAAAATCCAACGATCACCGTGCCAATTATTGCTGTGGTGCCAGACAATCAAGGCAAACAATACGTTTGGGTTGTTGGCCCTGATAACAAAGTTAGCAAGCGCTTTGTAGACGTGGGTGAGTTAAGCCGTGACCGCGTGGTGATCAAAGGCAACCTAAAAATAGGTGAGCAGATTGTCACTGCAGGTATGTCTAGCCTACAGGAAGGTATGGAAATCCGCCCAATGGGCAATGGTAGCAACGGGGCGAAATAA
- a CDS encoding TetR/AcrR family transcriptional regulator has product MTRSEQKRLAIIQAAKLEFIENGFLAANMNNISAAAEVSKRTLYRHFESKELLFEAVLEDIQKSISRDQSYSFDPSKSLETQLKAITFYEIDVMYKMYGIALSRTIIMEFFRQPELAKTVTHKLYRTRAVNGWFEQAIAAKMLDAPSAETITSVFMSVFQGLLFWPQVLDLLAMPEAEELEQKVDLIVATVLRTFAVTK; this is encoded by the coding sequence ATGACACGCTCGGAACAGAAGCGCCTAGCCATCATTCAGGCCGCTAAGCTAGAGTTTATCGAAAATGGTTTTTTGGCCGCCAATATGAACAACATTAGCGCTGCCGCTGAGGTGTCTAAACGTACTTTGTATCGCCACTTTGAAAGCAAAGAACTGCTGTTTGAAGCTGTACTAGAAGATATTCAAAAAAGTATCTCGCGTGACCAAAGTTACTCCTTTGACCCGAGTAAAAGCCTAGAGACTCAACTAAAAGCGATTACCTTTTATGAAATTGATGTGATGTATAAGATGTATGGCATCGCATTGTCACGCACCATCATTATGGAGTTTTTCCGCCAACCGGAGCTGGCTAAAACGGTCACACATAAGCTTTATAGAACGCGTGCCGTCAATGGATGGTTTGAACAAGCTATCGCCGCGAAAATGCTTGACGCGCCATCAGCTGAAACCATTACTTCTGTATTTATGAGCGTGTTTCAAGGCTTGTTGTTTTGGCCCCAAGTACTCGACCTACTCGCGATGCCTGAAGCGGAAGAACTGGAACAAAAAGTGGATTTGATCGTTGCAACGGTATTGCGCACATTTGCGGTAACTAAGTAA
- a CDS encoding acetate kinase, which yields MSKLVLVLNCGSSSLKFAIVDAETGAEHLTGLAECLGLPEARMKWKLDGKHEAQLGAGAAHEEALAFMVETILASKPELKENLGAIGHRIVHGGEQFTQSALITDEVLKGIQDAATFAPLHNPAHLIGIEAAKHNFPELQNVAVFDTAFHQTMPEESFLYALPYKLYKEHGIRRYGMHGTSHLFITREVANLLDKPVEEVNIINCHLGNGASVCAIKNGQSVDTSMGLTPLEGLVMGTRCGDIDPAIVFHLHDALGYSVEEINNMLTKESGLAGLTEVTSDCRFVEDNYGEKEEATRAMDVFCHRLAKYVAGYTASMEGRLDAITFTGGIGENSGPIREMVLNRLAIFGIEVDSEANLKARFGGEGTITTANSRIPAMVISTNEELVIAEDTARLAGL from the coding sequence CAGGTGCAGAGCACCTAACAGGTCTTGCAGAGTGTCTAGGTCTTCCAGAAGCTCGTATGAAGTGGAAACTTGACGGCAAGCACGAAGCTCAACTCGGTGCGGGCGCAGCTCACGAAGAAGCACTAGCGTTCATGGTAGAAACTATTCTTGCTTCTAAGCCAGAGCTTAAAGAGAACCTAGGCGCGATCGGTCACCGTATCGTACACGGTGGCGAGCAGTTCACTCAATCAGCTCTAATCACTGATGAAGTTCTTAAAGGTATTCAAGACGCTGCGACTTTCGCACCTCTTCACAACCCAGCACACCTAATCGGTATCGAAGCTGCGAAACACAACTTCCCAGAGCTTCAAAACGTTGCTGTATTTGACACTGCGTTCCACCAAACTATGCCTGAAGAGTCTTTCCTATACGCTCTTCCATACAAACTATACAAAGAGCACGGCATCCGTCGTTACGGCATGCACGGTACTTCACACCTATTCATCACTCGTGAAGTTGCTAACCTACTAGACAAGCCAGTTGAAGAAGTAAACATCATCAACTGTCACCTAGGTAACGGTGCTTCTGTATGTGCAATCAAGAACGGTCAATCTGTAGATACTTCTATGGGTCTAACTCCTCTTGAAGGTCTAGTAATGGGTACTCGTTGTGGTGACATCGACCCAGCTATCGTATTCCACCTACACGACGCTCTAGGTTACTCTGTTGAAGAAATCAACAACATGCTAACTAAAGAGTCTGGTCTTGCTGGTCTAACTGAAGTGACTTCTGACTGTCGTTTCGTTGAAGACAACTACGGTGAGAAAGAAGAAGCAACTCGTGCGATGGACGTATTCTGCCACCGCCTAGCTAAATACGTAGCTGGTTACACTGCTTCTATGGAAGGTCGTCTAGACGCAATCACTTTCACTGGCGGTATCGGCGAGAACTCTGGCCCAATCCGTGAAATGGTTCTTAACCGTCTAGCTATCTTCGGTATCGAAGTAGACAGCGAAGCTAACCTTAAAGCACGTTTCGGTGGTGAAGGTACTATCACTACTGCAAACAGCCGCATCCCAGCGATGGTTATCTCTACTAACGAAGAGCTAGTTATCGCAGAAGACACAGCGCGTCTAGCTGGTCTTTAA
- the pta gene encoding phosphate acetyltransferase, with amino-acid sequence MSRTIMLIPASAGVGLTSVSMGVIRAMERKGVKVSFYKPIAQPRSGGDQPDLTSTIVSRNSDLKIGTPMQMSVAESLIGNDNMDELLETVVERYNQINKDADVTLIEGLVPTRKHPFANQVNAEIAATLGAEIVLVTTPGLDNPAQLKERIEVACSNFGGTKNKNISGVIINKLNAPVDEAGRTRPDLSEIFDDADHAQQNEMKVMEIFNTSPIRVLGCVPWNIDLIATRAVDMASHLNADIINAGDINTRRIKSITFCARSLPNMIEHFKPGSLLVTSADRPDVIVAAALAAMNGVEIGAVLLTGGYDIPEEIVGLCKPAFETGLPIFKAQGNTWQTSLNLQSFSIEVPADDKERIEFINDHVAGHIDGNWIESLTEGTQKSRRLSPPAFRYQLTEFARKAGKRIVLPEGDEPRTVKAAAICAERGIAECVLLGNPDEIRRVAEQQGVTLGAGVTIINSDEVRENYVARLVELRGAKGMTEVVAREKLQDSVFLGTMMLENDEVDGLVSGAVHTTANTIVPPFQIIKTAPDASIVSSVFFMLLPDQVLVYGDCAINPDPTAEQLAEIAIQSADSAAAFGIEPRVAMISYSTGESGKGADVDKVREATKIAQEKRPDLIIDGPLQYDAAIMENVAASKAPNSPVAGKATVFVFPDLNTGNTTYKAVQRSADLVSIGPMLQGMRKPVNDLSRGALVDDIVYTVALTAIQADQAAQAAK; translated from the coding sequence ATGTCTCGTACTATTATGCTTATCCCTGCAAGTGCTGGTGTTGGTCTTACTAGCGTAAGCATGGGTGTTATCCGCGCAATGGAGCGCAAGGGTGTTAAGGTTTCTTTCTACAAACCAATCGCACAGCCACGCTCTGGCGGCGATCAACCTGATCTAACTTCAACTATCGTTAGCCGTAACAGCGATTTGAAGATTGGTACTCCAATGCAAATGTCTGTTGCTGAAAGCCTAATCGGTAACGACAACATGGACGAGCTACTAGAAACTGTTGTTGAACGTTACAACCAAATCAATAAAGATGCAGACGTAACGCTAATCGAAGGTCTAGTTCCTACTCGTAAGCACCCATTTGCAAACCAAGTGAACGCGGAAATCGCGGCAACACTTGGCGCAGAAATCGTTCTAGTTACAACTCCAGGTCTTGATAACCCAGCTCAACTTAAAGAGCGTATCGAAGTAGCATGTTCTAACTTCGGCGGTACTAAGAACAAGAACATCTCTGGCGTTATCATCAACAAGCTAAATGCACCTGTTGACGAAGCTGGCCGTACACGTCCAGACCTATCTGAAATCTTTGACGATGCAGATCACGCACAACAAAACGAAATGAAAGTGATGGAAATCTTCAACACTTCTCCAATTCGTGTACTTGGTTGCGTGCCATGGAACATTGATCTAATCGCAACTCGTGCGGTAGACATGGCTTCTCACCTAAACGCTGACATCATCAACGCTGGTGATATCAACACTCGTCGCATCAAGAGCATCACGTTCTGTGCACGTTCACTACCTAACATGATTGAGCACTTCAAACCAGGTTCTCTACTTGTTACTTCAGCTGACCGTCCAGACGTAATCGTTGCAGCAGCACTTGCAGCAATGAACGGCGTTGAGATCGGTGCAGTTCTTCTTACTGGCGGTTACGATATCCCTGAAGAAATCGTTGGTCTATGTAAGCCTGCATTTGAAACTGGCCTACCAATTTTCAAAGCACAAGGTAACACTTGGCAGACTTCACTGAACCTACAAAGCTTCAGCATCGAAGTTCCTGCAGACGACAAAGAGCGTATCGAATTCATCAACGATCACGTTGCAGGTCACATCGACGGCAACTGGATCGAGTCTTTGACTGAAGGCACTCAAAAATCTCGTCGCCTAAGCCCACCAGCATTCCGTTACCAACTAACTGAATTTGCTCGTAAAGCTGGCAAACGCATCGTTCTTCCAGAAGGTGATGAGCCACGTACAGTGAAAGCGGCTGCAATCTGTGCTGAGCGCGGTATCGCAGAATGTGTGCTTCTAGGTAACCCTGACGAAATCCGTCGCGTTGCTGAGCAACAAGGCGTAACACTAGGTGCTGGCGTAACTATCATCAACTCTGATGAAGTTCGTGAAAACTACGTAGCTCGTCTAGTTGAGCTACGTGGCGCGAAAGGTATGACTGAAGTAGTGGCTCGTGAGAAACTACAAGATTCAGTATTCCTAGGCACTATGATGCTTGAGAACGACGAAGTTGACGGCCTAGTATCTGGCGCAGTTCACACAACTGCGAACACTATCGTTCCTCCGTTCCAAATCATCAAGACTGCGCCTGATGCGTCAATCGTATCTTCAGTATTCTTCATGCTACTACCTGACCAAGTATTGGTTTACGGTGACTGTGCGATCAACCCAGATCCAACAGCTGAACAGCTTGCTGAAATTGCTATCCAATCTGCTGACTCTGCAGCAGCATTTGGTATCGAACCACGCGTAGCAATGATCTCTTACTCTACTGGTGAATCTGGTAAGGGTGCAGACGTTGATAAAGTACGTGAAGCAACTAAGATCGCTCAAGAGAAACGTCCTGATCTAATCATCGACGGTCCTCTACAATACGACGCAGCAATCATGGAAAACGTAGCGGCTTCTAAAGCGCCTAACTCTCCAGTTGCAGGTAAAGCGACAGTATTCGTATTCCCAGACCTAAACACTGGTAACACGACTTACAAAGCGGTACAACGTTCAGCTGACCTAGTATCTATCGGTCCAATGCTGCAAGGTATGCGCAAGCCTGTAAACGACTTGTCTCGTGGTGCACTAGTAGACGATATCGTGTACACAGTAGCTCTAACGGCTATCCAAGCAGACCAAGCGGCACAAGCTGCTAAATAA